The following coding sequences lie in one Syngnathus scovelli strain Florida chromosome 1, RoL_Ssco_1.2, whole genome shotgun sequence genomic window:
- the kiaa0232 gene encoding uncharacterized protein KIAA0232 homolog, with amino-acid sequence MRPVSTDSDGRAPPENLSCLYPLAGPLSASEMSLLQSLGPVQSWLGQELEKCGIDAMIYTRYVLSLLLHDSYDYDLQDYLQENDIFLGWEKGPGKKWGKSKKKGGTDLSLEEMKKQAAVQCLRSASDENSGIESLVEELCSKLRDIQNKQKEEKQIQKKSDGAHSPERAESPSSKDQVEMYYEAFPPLSEKPVCLQEIMTVWNKAKACAYSSSSSSAAPQTSTDTSSPKDCNSEGEAAKERNPEACATITGVANERGQHRRSKKEKENRYHGGAAAEEKNTVHSKRQARHRSEGKYRARSWSSGSSEGGSSSSGNQGDKSFRSKAVRVRHKSRELGKSKRQRNSGQPRLASKAVDKEEQRNAGGTGKPLQLYKKNRRSLKEIHKEPVWPPANEMRVEDRNAKEYMEEPLWYTEPITDYFVPFSSEQSKLETKYRSKVGSPEDFASSADAASLPERIQGICVANESYQRTYLAAGSFVDGHFVEATGEAEEDAAVPLVGTSSCPQPEDGGHLDDKHLPEFTDFYEVDIYQSILDTSASDSLQESRILSMIRRKSNEQRESRLVLDGFEQQGKSAIRAEAEEAPGSSGFLVEDLDSMAQVCGCYSPSTSDDIDGESFLGDSPVRLSPLLDSVSLTLRNLAGNAETAGEPSGLNSSSCFSLFELQYDSPTRSLPLDSFSVAHEGNAAAANSCSCLDPQANKQSRLLIWTKNSAFDETEHCSNLSTRTCSPWSHSEETRSDNEHGNIAAEDPAAPIGSDEIDCIIPPISGTYLEDEILDFLQQDSGRKCEEAAICTASCRTYTKKSKLESLCGIALEEDEGKPYSTSVFSDDANGQRGEYSSGIIKDIWSAVGEAKSAAAAAARQGGEKMKEDVFSEDSGAYCGSCPEVQAKGVPVEPPQKKAVQRSEYHLWEGKNQEQDLAKNKLSKLDGAGDYMTPSKPWDLRSDKDGTSFIIGGVYGEFATLSCDKNWPVVPPNESRHGLLQSPAAAAGAASSSEMLTITGADVLVNKGGCFAPGHRRLWRPLVSFGQSERAVAASRDKLNKGFSFIFREDLLGSYDGLRSEEQRLEYPFASFDLNNPFSQVLHVECSFEPEDMASFSPGFKPKSILCSDSESEAFCPQIYGIKQTQYRAIRISPRTHFRPISASELSPGEVSDSEAETDKEEASFPALAPVDVFDDPQADLKPLEEDAECEGPYYGKSELESGKFLPRLKKSGMEKSAQTSLDSQEGPSVLLPIAEQEKCLDCQAAEHGSTADGQTDTSAAPSQKEESPVEKPSYSCATAGQIPKYGIAYDFVRDVPEFPLLSGQGVSGNQDDECWWQNTLCPPLFPGSQCTGSSNI; translated from the exons ATGCGTCCCGTGAGCACCGATTCAGACGGTCGTGCTCCTCCCGAGAACCTCTCTTGCCTCTACCCGCTCGCGGGCCCACTATCCGCTTCAGAGATGTCCCTGCTCCAGTCGCTGGGCCCAGTGCAAAGCTGGCTGGGCCAGGAGCTGGAGAAGTGCGGGATCGACGCCATGATTTACACCCGCTACGTCCTCAGCCTCCTCCTGCACGACAGCTACGACTATGACCTGCAGGACTACCTTCAA GAGAACGACATCTTTTTGGGCTGGGAGAAGGGACCTGGCAAGAAATGGGGCAAGAGTAAGAAGAAGGGAGGGACCGACCTGAGTCTGGAGGAAATGAAGAAACAAGCGGCGGTGCAATGTCTTCGTTCTGCATCTGATGAA AACTCTGGAATCGAAAGCCTGGTTGAGGAGCTTTGCTCCAAACTTCGCGACATTCAAAACAAACAGAAAG AGGAAAAACAGATCCAAAAAAAGTCTGACGGTGCTCATTCTCCCGAACGAGCCGAGTCCCCCTCTTCAAAGGACCAGGTGGAAAT GTATTACGAAGCTTTCCCACCTTTGTCCGAGAAGCCTGTTTGTCTCCAAGAGATCATGACCGTGTGGAACAAAGCCAAGGCCTGCGCGTACTCCAGTTCATCATCCTCGGCCGCTCCGCAGACCAGCACGGACACGTCATCCCCAAAAGATTGCAACAGCGAAGGCGAAGCTGCCAAGGAGCGGAACCCCGAAGCCTGCGCCACCATCACGGGCGTGGCAAACGAGAGAGGCCAGCATCGCCGAAGCAAGAAGGAGAAAGAGAACCGATACCACGGCGGCGCGGCGGCAGAGGAGAAGAACACGGTCCACTCCAAGCGACAGGCGAGACACAGGTCCGAGGGCAAATATCGGGCCCGGTCCTGGTCTTCAGGCTCTAGCGAGGGGGGCTCGAGCTCGAGCGGCAACCAGGGCGACAAGTCGTTCCGAAGCAAGGCGGTTAGGGTCAGGCACAAATCCCGAGAGCTCGGGAAGAGTAAGAGACAGCGCAATAGCGGACAGCCCAGGCTCGCGTCCAAGGCTGTCGACAAAGAGGAGCAACGGAACGCGGGGGGGACGGGCAAACCGCTGCAGCTTTACAAAAAGAACCGGAGGTCCCTTAAAGAGATTCACAAAGAGCCGGTCTGGCCGCCAGCAAACGAGATGAGGGTGGAGGACAGGAACGCAAAGGAATACATGGAGGAGCCGCTTTGGTACACGGAGCCCATCACCGACTATTTTGTACCTTTCAGCAGCGAGCAAAGCAAGCTGGAGACAAAGTATCGAAGCAAAGTAGGATCCCCTGAAGACTTTGCCTCGTCAGCTGACGCGGCCTCGCTGCCGGAGAGAATCCAGGGAATCTGCGTGGCCAACGAGAGCTACCAGAGAACATACCTTGCCGCGGGCTCGTTTGTCGACGGCCACTTTGTGGAAGCGACGGGCGAAGCCGAGGAGGACGCCGCCGTGCCGCTCGTCGGGACCTCAAGCTGCCCTCAGCCAGAGGATGGTGGACATTTAGATGACAAGCATCTGCCAGAATTCACCGACTTCTACGAAGTTGATATTTATCAATCCATATTGGATACTAGTGCCTCAGACTCGTTACAAGAGAGTCGGATCCTCAGCATGATTCGACGAAAAAGCAACGAGCAAAGAGAATCTCGTTTAGTGTTAGATGGCTTCGAGCAGCAAGGGAAAAGTGCAATAAGGGCAGAGGCGGAGGAAGCGCCGGGATCGTCCGGGTTCCTCGTGGAGGATCTCGACAGCATGGCTCAAGTCTGTGGATGTTACTCGCCGTCGACTTCAGACGATATCGACGGAGAAAGCTTCTTGGGCGACTCGCCCGTTCGGCTCTCCCCCCTCCTCGATAGCGTTTCCTTGACCCTGCGCAATTTGGCGGGAAACGCCGAGACCGCCGGCGAGCCGTCCGGATTGAACTCCTCCTCGTGCTTCTCTCTCTTTGAGCTGCAGTACGACAGTCCCACTCGCTCCCTTCCCCTCGACTCGTTCTCCGTCGCTCACGAAGgcaacgccgccgccgccaactCATGTAGCTGTCTCGACCCGCAAGCTAACAAACAGTCTCGTTTGCTAATATGGACCAAAAATAGTGCCTTTGATGAAACTGAACACTGCTCCAACCTTTCAACTCGGACTTGTAGTCCGTGGTCGCATTCGGAGGAGACTCGTTCCGACAACGAGCACGGGAATATTGCGGCCGAGGACCCCGCCGCTCCGATTGGCTCTGATGAAATTGATTGTATCATCCCTCCTATTTCTGGTACATATCTGGAGGATGAAATCTTGGACTTCCTGCAACAGGACTCCGGGCGCAAATGTGAGGAGGCGGCCATTTGCACAGCATCTTGCCGGACTTACACCAAAAAATCGAAATTGGAGTCCCTTTGCGGAATAGCATTGGAAGAGGACGAGGGTAAGCCGTACAGCACGAGCGTTTTCTCCGACGACGCAAACGGACAAAGGGGCGAGTACAGCTCAGGAATAATCAAAGACATTTGGTCCGCGGTCGGCGAGGCCaagtcggcggcggcggcagcggcgaggCAAGGTGGCGAGAAAATGAAGGAGGATGTATTCTCCGAAGACTCGGGCGCTTACTGCGGCAGCTGCCCGGAGGTGCAGGCCAAAGGCGTTCCCGTCGAGCCGCCTCAGAAAAAAGCTGTGCAGCGCTCCGAGTACCACCTCTGGGAGGGCAAGAACCAAGAACAGGACTTGGCCAAAAACAAACTCTCCAAGTTAGACGGCGCCGGCGATTATATGACTCCGTCCAAGCCCTGGGACTTGAGATCAGATAAAGACGGAACGTCTTTTATCATCGGCGGCGTGTACGGAGAGTTCGCGACGTTGAGCTGCGATAAGAATTGGCCCGTGGTGCCACCAAACGAATCTCGGCACGGCTTGCTGCagtcgccggcggcggcggcgggcgccgCTTCCAGTTCCGAAATGCTCACAATCACCGGCGCAGACGTGTTGGTGAACAAGGGCGGCTGCTTTGCTCCGGGACACCGGCGCCTGTGGAGGCCCCTCGTGTCCTTCGGCCAAAGCGAGCGCGCCGTGGCGGCGAGCCGAGACAAATTGAACAAGGGATTCTCTTTCATCTTCCGGGAAGATCTGCTGGGATCCTACGACGGCTTGCGTAGCGAGGAGCAACGTTTAGAATACCCGTTTGCCTCCTTCGACCTGAACAATCCCTTCTCGCAAGTCCTTCACGTGGAGTGCTCCTTTGAGCCTGAGGACATGGCTTCCTTCAGCCCGGGCTTCAAGCCGAAATCCATCCTTTGCTCCGACTCGGAGAGCGAAGCCTTCTGCCCGCAAATTTACGGCATCAAGCAAACGCAGTACCGGGCCATTCGCATTTCCCCCAGGACTCATTTCCGGCCCATATCGGCCTCAGAGTTGTCTCCCGGGGAAGTGAGCGATTCGGAGGCCGAGACCGACAAAGAGGAGGCGAGTTTCCCCGCCCTGGCACCGGTGGACGTTTTTGACGATCCTCAAGCCGATCTCAAACCACTGGAGGAGGACGCCGAATGCGAAGGCCCGTATTACGGAAAGTCCGAACTGGAATCTGGCAAATTCCTGCCCAGGTTGAAGAAGTCTGGCATGGAGAAGAGTGCCCAGACCTCTCTGGATTCACAGGAAGGCCCCAGCGTCCTTCTGCCCATTGCCGAGCAAGAAAAATGTTTGGACTGCCAGGCGGCGGAACACGGATCAACCGCAGACGGGCAGACGGACAcctcggccgctccgtcgcaaaAAGAAGAGTCTCCGGTGGAAAAACCGAGCTACTCGTGCGCGACGGCCGGCCAAATACCCAAATACGGGATCGCGTACGACTTTGTCAGAGATGTGCCGGAG